Genomic DNA from Candidozyma auris chromosome 1, complete sequence:
GTGTTGAGAAAGCTAGTGATTTTGGATTTCTGAGGCGATCTGGTACAGGAGCGATGGAGATTCCTCAAAAGGGACTAAAGCGCACACATCAAGGAAAGGTAAACAAACGGTGGACAAAGGGCAAGCTTTTGGCAAGGTTTTCGCTAGGTTTTGGCAAgcttttgacaaagttTTGGCAAGCTTTTGGCAAAATTTTGGAATGTGAAGATTAGTTCTTTCTACTGTGGATTTCACAAAGTACGTGGATTTTCGACGTTTGGGGCTCTCATGGGAATTCGCAGCCTGGGCGGTATGTTGCATTTTCCAACGCAATTGTAACACCCACTGGCTGTAGAGTTGCAAACGAGAAAGAGTCCCATATAGGGAGAAGTTTTTCGCAAGATGAACACATCGTACAAGTTACTTCCCTTTACTGACAAGATATaggagaagatgaaagACAAGAGTGAAGCCGACAACGAGGCTGATTTTGGGGAATTTTCGTCATTGACAGTGCTCCCTACTGGTGGCTGCAGTGGTTAGTTGGTGGAATTCAAATTTGGCCCAAAGAAATTTTCATTTGATGGCGGCATTCCAAAAACAATGAACTTTGCACTtacttttcattttttttgatttttgtgTTTGGTCAATGGCTTTATATAGCCCTGATCTACGGCTTTAGCTAGATCGATGGCTGCGAGAGAATACAGGCCAGCGGCCAGCCGTGTattgccaaaaagagacAATCCAGGTTCCGCCACTTGTTGCCAGTGGCCTTATCTCGTTAAAAGAGCCCAATTGATGAGTTGCTGACTTTACAGTTCCAGAGCCAGAAATCCGCTACTGGAATTTTACAGAGCTCAAGTTTTAAGGTGCATACTAtattttgatgaaggagattgagtaagatgaaggagattgatcaagatgaaggagattgagtaagatgaaggagatgatTCGGATTCAGATCATTACGTGTATCTGTATTTTTTCATGTCCTTGGTATGAAGAAGGGGCCATGCCAGGGCTCCAAACAGACTCCAAGGAGACTCAAGATGGACTCCTAGACTCGGCCATGCCGGTCTGAGACAGCGCTTGTTCAGGACCCTTAGTGGACGCTCACTACTGCCGCCACTTTCCTCCAAATTAACCTTTGCTAAACCACAGTCCCTTActgtttttttttatccTACAATGCTCGGCTCTCATGACTCGTATTATGACTTTGACATCCGCCAAAGCTATGCATTTATCTAAGTGGAACAGGCAGCTTTCTCCCAAATGCGCCGCATTCGCGGTTGAGGTGCACATCGCGACGCGActgcttttcgcagccatttcgcagccgtttGCGGCCCAAAGTCGGCATCGACGTTGTAGTTGCCAATGCTGTTGTGACCCGACAAAGTAGGTGGCGAGATGGCTTCAATGGCCCTTGGGCACCAACGGCAGCGACCACGCCGGGTCGGAAGACGGCATTGGCGAGTACGCCAGCACAAACTGGCCCAGGGTGCCGTACAAAATCGGCGTGGTTTGTGCCGACGATGAAGCGTGGTGCGAGAACACCAGCGACTGCGACGCTGACGGAGGAGTCAACGGGAGCGTGGTTGTGGAGGCGGCAGCCGCTGGGTTGGTGCCAGCGCCAGCGCAACCAAACACAGACGGCGGCTTCAAGTCGTCGTGGCCAATCAGAAGCAAGGCGTCAGCGACACGAGCCACCTCGGACGACGCCAAAGCCGACGGGTCGTCGGCCAAAATGGTCGCCGAGTGGTCGATGACGGCCTTGACGAGAAGCGAGTGCTTGTTGGTGTAGTTGTGGAGCACGGGGATGACGCCCAAGGCGTCATACTTCCGCTGTAGCACCTCCAGAAGCGACGTGGTCTGTAGAAGAAGCATCAAGGCGATCTTGCGCACCTGGTTGAGCGAGGTCTTGTCGAGCCCCAGCAAGAAGGCGCCGGCCACCAGCGGGGCCCTGTTTTCCTCCTCACAGTGACCCGCCAGCGAGTCCAGCACGGAGTTGAGAGCGAGCAAGGTGCGCAAGTTGGAGGCAGCCGCCAGCACCCCGAGCATCGAGCACGCTAGGAGGTTGGCGGTGATGGCCACGAGCGACGCAGGCACCGTCAAGAAGTAGCGATCGTAGAGGGCCAACTCGCAGAAGAAACGGCCCACCGCCGTCACCGCGGACACCTTCAGCAGAAGCGAGTCCAGCACATGGCCCTGTTTGGGTCTGTTGTACTTGCACGGGGTGGAGTGGGCGCCCACGACGCCGCTTTCAGCGATGGCCAAGTGGAGGCACTCTTCCAACAGCGGGTGGGAAATCAGCCACTCCAACGTGGCCAAAATGTGCATTTCCATCTGGACAAACATCTCCTCGTCGTAGGCGTGGCGGCACATGATGGCAAGCTCGCGTAGCGTGGGCACGCGCAGCTTCTTGTCCTCGTATTTGCCTGCTATCCAGAGAGCGGTGCAGCCGACCAACTGGTAGTGGCGCTTGAACACAATGCGTTTGGCGCAGTAGCGGtcgatgatgttgatgcagAGAAACAAGGTGGCGGGCTGCAAGCGGAAGCTCTGGTGGAGCTCGATCAAGAAGTCGAGGAGGTACGGTCTCATGTACCACTGGACCTCGGGCTGCAAGTCGATCATTTGTGGGTTGGGCGCCAGCAGCTGCTCAAGCACGGCGAGCCACTGTTTGTTGTCGCCTTTGTACTCGTTGAGGAGCTTTCTATTGGCCTGGGACTCCAACACCTCGAGCGTGTAAGGGTATTGCCTAGGTTTGGCCAATGGGGGTCCGTACTTCATGCTGGAAGATATGGGGGATGATTAAGATGATGGAAGGCGGATGACACGACACGAGTCAGCACGGAATCCGACCAAGAACTGCCAAAGAAACGGGGATTTGGAGAATAGGTGGTGAGGACGGGTGGGAAGAAGCGCTGAGTCCTAGGTATGGCGAGATGCTCAGGTTGTTTCAGAAGTGCAGACTGGGGAATACTAATGCAACAGCTAAAATGTCCAAGATAATGTCGGAGTAGCGAAAGGTGGGGGGACAATTGGTTTGGGCAATTGAGTGGGCGTCCGTGGGCTCAGTGAGTGTATGGGGTGAGATTGGCCAGGGACTAAgcgaaagaaagaaagaggtGAATATTCTTTAGACGAGTGAATTGGGGCCAGAGACTGGAGGAGCGAGAAGCGCCTG
This window encodes:
- the CCN1 gene encoding Ccn1p codes for the protein MKYGPPLAKPRQYPYTLEVLESQANRKLLNEYKGDNKQWLAVLEQSSAPNPQMIDLQPEVQWYMRPYLLDFLIELHQSFRLQPATLFLCINIIDRYCAKRIVFKRHYQLVGCTALWIAGKYEDKKSRVPTLRELAIMCRHAYDEEMFVQMEMHILATLEWSISHPSLEECLHLAIAESGVVGAHSTPCKYNRPKQGHVSDSLSSKVSAVTAVGRFFCELALYDRYFLTVPASLVAITANLLACSMLGVSAAASNLRTLLALNSVSDSSAGHCEEENRAPSVAGAFLSGLDKTSLNQVRKIALMLLLQTTSLSEVLQRKYDALGVIPVLHNYTNKHSLLVKAVIDHSATILADDPSALASSEVARVADALLSIGHDDLKPPSVFGCAGAGTNPAAAASTTTLPLTPPSASQSSVFSHHASSSAQTTPILYGTSGQFVSAYSPMPSSDPAWSSPLVPKGH